In Lacibacter sp. H375, one DNA window encodes the following:
- the ruvB gene encoding Holliday junction branch migration DNA helicase RuvB: protein MANPNLNSDREALSAAEKEFENNIRPSNIEDFSGQQQIIENLKIFIKAAKMRGEALDHVLFHGPPGLGKTTLSRIVANELGVNIKETSGPVIEKPGDLAGLLTGLEANDVLFIDEIHRLSTVVEEYLYAAMEDYRIDIMIDSGPNARSIQLNLNPFTLVGATTRSGLLSAPLLSRFAIKSRLEYYNAETLQKIILRAAGILNVKITSDASKEIAGRSRATPRIANGLLRRMRDFAMVLGNGVIDLGVTQHGLKALNVDEFGLDDMDNKILTTIIDKFKGGPVGITTIATAVGEESGTLEEVYEPFLIQEGFLQRTPRGREVTAKAYEHLGKKPNAGINPTLFT from the coding sequence ATGGCCAATCCCAATTTAAATAGCGACAGAGAAGCATTGAGTGCTGCGGAGAAAGAATTCGAAAACAATATTCGTCCTTCGAATATTGAAGATTTCAGTGGTCAGCAACAGATCATTGAGAACCTGAAGATATTTATCAAAGCGGCGAAGATGCGTGGCGAAGCATTGGATCATGTGTTGTTTCATGGGCCTCCCGGTTTAGGGAAAACAACACTCAGCCGCATTGTGGCAAATGAATTGGGGGTAAACATTAAAGAAACAAGCGGGCCGGTAATAGAGAAACCCGGCGATCTTGCAGGGTTGTTAACAGGGCTCGAAGCAAATGATGTTTTGTTTATTGATGAGATCCATCGCTTGAGTACTGTGGTGGAAGAATACTTATATGCGGCGATGGAGGATTACCGCATTGATATTATGATCGACAGTGGTCCAAATGCAAGAAGCATTCAACTCAATCTTAATCCATTTACATTGGTGGGAGCAACAACAAGAAGTGGGTTACTGAGTGCGCCTTTGTTATCACGCTTTGCCATTAAATCAAGATTAGAATATTATAATGCAGAAACACTGCAAAAAATTATTCTGCGTGCTGCAGGTATTTTAAATGTGAAGATAACCAGCGATGCATCAAAAGAAATTGCAGGACGTAGTCGTGCCACACCACGTATTGCAAACGGGCTCTTACGCCGGATGCGTGATTTTGCAATGGTTTTGGGAAATGGAGTGATTGATCTTGGTGTAACACAACATGGACTTAAAGCCTTGAATGTTGATGAGTTTGGGTTGGATGATATGGATAATAAAATTCTTACAACCATCATCGATAAATTTAAAGGCGGGCCAGTTGGTATTACCACCATTGCAACAGCAGTTGGTGAAGAATCGGGTACATTGGAAGAAGTATACGAACCATTTTTAATACAGGAAGGTTTTTTGCAACGCACACCAAGAGGAAGAGAGGTAACAGCAAAAGCGTATGAGCATTTGGGAAAGAAACCAAATGCCGGAATCAATCCTACATTGTTTACATAA
- a CDS encoding NADPH-dependent F420 reductase — protein sequence MKIGILGTGAVGQTIGTALINKGHEVLLGSRTATNEKAIAWTSQNGNKAKNGTFEDAALFAELIFLCLNGNGAVDAVQQAGNHNFSRKVVIDVTNPLDFSHGMPPSLLPEYSNTWSLGEEIQKQLEGAKVVKALNTVTAKLMVNASLVNDANHNLFICGNDVEAKNTVKHLFADNFNWKPENILDLGDIKYARMTEGIVPFWVSVMQQQGTAMFNYLVVR from the coding sequence ATGAAAATAGGAATACTTGGTACTGGAGCTGTTGGTCAAACAATTGGTACAGCGTTGATCAACAAAGGTCACGAAGTGTTGTTGGGAAGTCGCACTGCTACTAATGAAAAAGCAATTGCATGGACCTCACAAAACGGAAACAAAGCAAAAAATGGAACGTTTGAAGATGCAGCACTTTTTGCAGAATTAATTTTTCTATGTCTTAATGGAAATGGAGCTGTTGATGCAGTGCAGCAGGCAGGCAATCATAATTTCAGCCGTAAGGTAGTAATTGATGTCACCAACCCTCTTGACTTTTCGCATGGCATGCCTCCTTCGTTGTTACCTGAATACAGCAACACCTGGTCGTTGGGAGAAGAAATACAAAAACAATTGGAAGGTGCAAAAGTCGTAAAAGCATTGAATACGGTTACAGCAAAGCTGATGGTCAATGCAAGTTTGGTAAACGATGCCAATCACAACTTATTTATTTGTGGTAATGATGTAGAAGCAAAAAATACTGTTAAGCACTTGTTTGCCGATAACTTTAATTGGAAACCTGAAAACATACTAGACCTCGGCGATATCAAGTATGCACGTATGACAGAAGGCATTGTTCCCTTCTGGGTAAGCGTAATGCAACAACAAGGAACTGCGATGTTTAATTATTTGGTGGTGAGATGA
- a CDS encoding peptidoglycan DD-metalloendopeptidase family protein: MLKRMSTPLINILEKNKTQYYPVVPFEPGKDRLLKMDFTETNKGLTKEVIEDVSKFSSYVDEQLSNAGARYGIGGYAEHRSVYSRSKVFDSPDGGEPRRLHLGVDIWGKAGTPVFAPLGGMVHSFKFNDRYGDYGATIVLLHQLESFAFYTLWGHLSLRDIALVEGQYINREQVFAHFGEPHENGQWPPHLHFQIIENIELHEGDYPGVCRLSDQKFYLKNCPDPDLILQMNRFL; this comes from the coding sequence ATGCTTAAACGAATGTCCACGCCACTCATTAATATTCTCGAAAAAAATAAAACTCAGTATTACCCGGTTGTGCCTTTTGAACCTGGGAAAGATCGATTGCTGAAAATGGATTTTACAGAAACGAATAAAGGGCTCACAAAAGAAGTGATTGAAGATGTTTCAAAATTCAGTAGCTATGTTGATGAGCAGTTGAGCAATGCAGGTGCCCGTTATGGTATTGGCGGTTATGCCGAACATCGTAGTGTGTATAGCCGCAGTAAAGTGTTTGATTCACCGGATGGAGGCGAGCCAAGACGCTTGCATTTAGGTGTTGACATTTGGGGTAAAGCAGGAACACCAGTATTTGCACCACTGGGTGGTATGGTACACAGTTTTAAGTTCAATGATCGTTATGGTGATTACGGTGCCACGATTGTGTTATTACACCAGTTGGAAAGTTTTGCATTTTATACATTGTGGGGTCACTTGAGTTTAAGAGATATAGCGTTGGTAGAAGGACAATACATTAACCGTGAACAGGTGTTTGCACATTTTGGTGAACCACATGAAAATGGTCAGTGGCCGCCGCATCTGCATTTTCAGATCATTGAAAATATTGAGTTGCATGAAGGTGATTATCCCGGTGTGTGCCGCTTGAGTGATCAGAAATTTTATTTAAAAAATTGTCCCGATCCTGATTTGATCTTACAGATGAACAGGTTTTTATGA
- a CDS encoding S41 family peptidase, whose product MKSLYSVLFLFLISNIAFSQSTPHFLSNPTLTPDGQTVVFAFEGDLWKANVNDGQATRITAMQGYETSPRISPDGKWIAFTGRQYGNADVFVMPLNGGDVKQITYHSGNDEVTSWSWDSKNVYFNSGRMGQVAGFKVAATGGTPQRVFGSNFFQYDHNLVEHPTTGEIFFNDTWESISQSQRKRYKGPFNPDIQSYNFKTKKHTKYTTWEGKDFAATIDKAGTVFYISDEANGEYNLYTMDNGKKKALTRFSSSIKTPQVNANGGKVVFEKDYQLWIYDVKTDKEKKLDISIVRNHVLPKEKDYEVRGNISAFDVSPDGKKLAFISRGELFVSDVDGKFVQQINRGSAERVREVKWMSDNKTMLFTQTADGYTNLFTIRADSSSAAKQLTTDKRNNRSLVQNKKRTMAVYLSGRDEVRLLDLKTLQSKTIVKDELWAFQNSDPGFSPNDEYVLFTARRNFEEDIFIHHIKNNKTTNLTNTGVTENSPIWSPDGKYIYFVSQRLKPSYPFGMANAKVFRVPLEKLDEPYRLDKYSELFKEEKKDAKGANADSGKVITVDTDLLMERLEQISPSFGAQYLINVYQKGEKTTVLFVSNHGEGRSAIWKTVIEPFEQNKTEKIAGTDNIFGFETIEVSDKFYALSNGTIAKLNLDANRVDPVNISFTFRRNLAEEFNQMFYEAWAGMEEGYYDENFHGLDWKKTKDYYKQFLPFVNNRADLRTMLNDLLGELNSSHQGFGTFGDDENIALTSATMETGIIFENDAPYKVKYIAKRSAADRKNIDIKPGDVLVKVNDEEVDVNKDRNAYFTLPSRDRELKLTFKRGAETVNVKIHPQATLFNTLYDEWVDNNQKRVDEKGKGRIAYGYMKNMGTGELDQFITDMTQELINKDALIFDLRYNTGGNVHDEVLKFLSQRSYLQWKYREGKLAPQSNFSPADKPIILLINEQSLSDAEMTAQGFKALKLGKIIGNGTYRWIIFTSGIGLVDGSNVRMPAWGCYSLDGKDLEMSGVQPDILLINSFEDKLNGKDPQLDKAIEEILKQIKG is encoded by the coding sequence ATGAAGTCTCTGTATTCGGTTCTTTTTTTATTCCTTATCAGTAACATTGCTTTTTCACAAAGCACTCCGCATTTTTTATCAAACCCCACACTTACTCCCGATGGACAAACCGTTGTGTTTGCCTTTGAAGGTGATCTGTGGAAAGCCAATGTCAACGATGGACAGGCAACCCGTATTACAGCCATGCAGGGTTACGAAACATCGCCACGTATTTCACCCGATGGGAAGTGGATCGCTTTCACCGGGCGGCAATACGGAAACGCTGATGTGTTTGTGATGCCATTGAATGGTGGAGATGTAAAACAAATTACTTACCACAGCGGTAACGATGAGGTTACCAGTTGGAGCTGGGATAGTAAGAATGTTTATTTCAACAGTGGTCGTATGGGACAGGTAGCAGGTTTTAAAGTAGCTGCAACAGGCGGCACACCACAACGTGTATTTGGGAGTAATTTTTTTCAATATGATCACAACCTTGTGGAGCATCCAACAACAGGTGAGATATTTTTTAATGATACATGGGAAAGTATCAGTCAGTCGCAAAGGAAACGGTACAAAGGTCCTTTCAACCCGGATATACAATCGTATAATTTCAAAACAAAAAAACATACGAAATACACAACATGGGAAGGAAAGGATTTTGCTGCTACTATCGACAAAGCAGGAACTGTGTTTTACATTTCTGACGAAGCAAATGGCGAATACAATCTTTACACAATGGATAACGGAAAGAAGAAAGCACTCACCCGTTTTTCATCTTCCATTAAAACACCACAGGTAAATGCCAACGGAGGTAAAGTGGTATTTGAAAAAGATTACCAGCTATGGATCTATGATGTAAAGACAGATAAGGAAAAGAAACTTGACATCTCCATTGTACGCAATCATGTATTGCCAAAGGAAAAAGATTACGAAGTGCGTGGAAATATTTCAGCCTTTGATGTGTCGCCTGATGGAAAGAAACTGGCGTTCATCTCTCGTGGTGAATTATTTGTGAGTGATGTGGATGGAAAATTTGTTCAACAGATCAATCGTGGTTCGGCAGAACGTGTGCGTGAAGTAAAATGGATGAGTGATAACAAAACAATGCTCTTTACGCAAACAGCTGATGGTTATACAAATCTTTTTACTATTCGTGCTGATAGCAGCAGTGCAGCAAAACAACTCACAACGGATAAACGAAATAACCGGAGTCTTGTTCAAAATAAAAAACGAACCATGGCTGTTTATCTCAGCGGTCGTGATGAAGTGCGTTTGCTTGATCTGAAAACATTACAAAGCAAAACCATTGTAAAAGATGAGCTATGGGCTTTCCAGAACAGCGATCCCGGTTTTTCACCAAACGATGAATATGTTCTATTTACTGCACGTAGAAATTTCGAAGAAGATATTTTTATTCATCACATCAAGAATAACAAAACAACCAATCTTACAAATACTGGTGTAACAGAGAATAGTCCGATATGGTCGCCCGATGGAAAATATATTTATTTCGTTTCGCAGCGTTTGAAGCCTTCGTATCCGTTTGGCATGGCCAATGCAAAAGTATTTCGTGTGCCATTAGAGAAATTAGATGAACCTTATCGTTTGGATAAATACAGTGAACTGTTTAAAGAAGAAAAGAAAGATGCGAAAGGTGCAAACGCAGATTCCGGTAAAGTAATTACAGTTGATACCGATCTGTTGATGGAAAGGTTGGAGCAGATCAGTCCATCGTTTGGTGCACAGTATTTAATTAATGTGTATCAGAAAGGAGAGAAGACAACGGTGTTATTTGTAAGTAATCATGGAGAAGGCCGCAGTGCGATCTGGAAAACAGTGATCGAGCCATTTGAACAAAACAAGACAGAGAAGATAGCAGGTACTGATAATATTTTTGGTTTTGAAACAATTGAAGTGAGCGATAAATTTTATGCATTGTCAAACGGAACTATTGCAAAACTGAATCTTGATGCAAACCGTGTTGACCCTGTTAATATCAGTTTTACCTTCCGTCGAAATCTTGCAGAAGAGTTTAACCAGATGTTTTATGAGGCATGGGCTGGCATGGAAGAAGGATATTATGATGAAAATTTCCACGGACTCGACTGGAAAAAAACAAAAGATTATTACAAACAGTTTCTTCCATTTGTAAACAACCGTGCTGATCTGCGAACAATGCTTAACGATCTGTTGGGTGAACTCAACTCTTCGCATCAGGGCTTTGGTACATTTGGAGATGATGAAAACATTGCATTAACGAGCGCAACTATGGAAACAGGCATCATCTTCGAAAATGATGCGCCATATAAGGTAAAGTATATTGCGAAACGTTCTGCAGCTGATCGTAAGAATATTGATATTAAACCGGGGGATGTATTGGTGAAAGTGAATGATGAAGAGGTTGATGTAAACAAAGACCGTAATGCCTACTTCACCTTGCCATCACGTGACAGGGAATTGAAACTTACTTTTAAACGTGGTGCAGAAACAGTGAATGTAAAAATTCATCCACAGGCAACTTTGTTTAATACACTCTACGATGAATGGGTTGATAACAACCAGAAACGAGTTGATGAAAAAGGCAAAGGACGTATTGCTTACGGTTATATGAAGAACATGGGTACCGGTGAGTTGGATCAATTCATTACCGACATGACACAGGAATTGATCAACAAAGATGCACTTATCTTCGATCTCCGCTACAATACCGGCGGTAATGTACATGATGAAGTGTTGAAATTTTTAAGTCAGCGCTCTTACTTGCAATGGAAATACCGTGAAGGAAAGTTAGCACCTCAATCAAATTTTTCACCGGCAGATAAGCCAATCATCTTATTGATCAATGAACAATCGTTGAGCGACGCAGAAATGACAGCGCAAGGTTTTAAAGCCTTGAAGCTGGGCAAGATCATAGGTAATGGTACTTATCGCTGGATCATCTTCACCAGTGGTATTGGACTGGTTGATGGTAGTAATGTGCGTATGCCGGCATGGGGTTGTTATTCATTGGATGGGAAAGACCTTGAGATGAGTGGTGTGCAACCGGACATTTTACTCATCAACAGTTTTGAAGATAAACTAAACGGTAAAGATCCGCAGTTGGATAAAGCCATTGAAGAAATATTGAAACAAATCAAGGGATGA
- a CDS encoding leucine--tRNA ligase: MEYKFREIEKKWQQQWINTNAYKVSNVSDKPKFYVLDMFPYPSGAGLHVGHPLGYIASDIYSRFKRLKGFNVLHPMGYDAFGLPAEQYAIEHGVHPAVSTDQNINNFRRQLDNIGFCYDWDREVRTCDPGYYKWTQWIFLQLFNSFYNRKTNKAEKIDVLIASFEAKGNASHPIPNSQFPITSFTAEEWKSFAEKTQQDILMQYRLAYCGYGEVNWCEALGTVLANDEVVNGVSERGGHPVVKKKLRQWYLRITEYADRLLEGLERIEFSESMKEMQTNWIGKSSGAEIDFAIKGHEQKLRVYTTRPDTIFGVDFMVIAPELDLVDQIKSIEQTKAVDEYIAYVKSRSDRERQAEKKISGVFTGAYAVNPFDGREIPIWISEYVLAGYGTGAIMAVPCGDERDFKFAQHFNIPITNIIGKHFNGEDANATKDAILENSGFLNGTPMREASEIVIGKLEELGIGVRKVNFRMRDAAFSRQRYWGEPFPIQWKDGTAYALSETELPLLLPEVDSYSPGPEGEGPLANIPEWVAKELETNTMPGYAGSSWYFLRYMDPHNENAFCDRAVSDYWNQVDIYIGGTEHAVGHLLYSRMWTKALYDLGHIGYDEPFKKLVNQGMIQGSSRFVYRITIQSPHSSAIFNYPIFVSSKYYQEYLRKGFLGKETVEDWLNGRMNEAWKSPSINSNEGNLSILPLHVDVNFVDGYELDIETFKKWRNGEYVNAEFILEDGKYICGAEVEKMSKSKFNTVNPDDLVNKYGADTFRMYEMFLGPVEISKPWDTKGIEGVHRFIKKLWRLFYDDLKGQVWNNDKATDAELKVLHKTIKKIEDDTERFSFNTGVSTFMIAVNELSDLKCNKKEILEQLLILLTPYAPHVSEELWAALGNSGSILDAAFPKFEAKYVTESTKDYPVAINGKTRTELTLDLSITQAEVEQIVLNNEVVLKWLDGKQPKKIIYVKNKMINVVI, from the coding sequence ATGGAATATAAGTTCAGAGAAATTGAGAAGAAATGGCAACAGCAATGGATCAATACAAATGCCTACAAGGTTTCGAACGTAAGTGACAAACCAAAGTTTTATGTGTTGGATATGTTTCCTTATCCAAGTGGTGCAGGATTGCACGTGGGTCATCCGCTTGGTTACATTGCCAGCGATATTTATTCCCGCTTCAAACGTCTGAAAGGTTTTAATGTATTACACCCGATGGGTTATGATGCATTTGGTTTACCTGCCGAGCAGTATGCCATTGAACATGGCGTACACCCGGCCGTTAGTACTGACCAGAACATTAATAATTTCCGCCGCCAGTTAGACAATATCGGTTTTTGTTACGATTGGGATCGTGAAGTGCGCACCTGTGATCCCGGTTATTACAAATGGACACAGTGGATCTTCTTACAACTCTTTAATAGTTTTTACAACCGTAAAACAAACAAAGCTGAAAAGATCGATGTGCTGATTGCTTCGTTTGAAGCTAAAGGTAACGCCAGCCACCCAATCCCTAATTCCCAATTCCCGATAACTTCCTTTACTGCAGAAGAGTGGAAATCATTTGCTGAAAAAACGCAGCAGGACATCCTCATGCAATATCGCCTTGCTTATTGCGGCTATGGCGAAGTAAACTGGTGTGAAGCATTGGGTACTGTGTTAGCGAACGATGAAGTGGTGAATGGTGTGAGTGAACGTGGCGGACATCCGGTAGTTAAAAAGAAATTGCGTCAATGGTATTTGCGTATTACTGAATATGCTGATCGTTTACTGGAAGGTTTGGAGCGCATTGAATTCAGCGAAAGCATGAAAGAAATGCAAACGAACTGGATAGGTAAATCAAGCGGCGCTGAAATAGATTTTGCAATAAAAGGTCACGAACAAAAGTTACGGGTGTATACGACAAGACCCGATACCATCTTTGGTGTTGACTTTATGGTGATTGCTCCTGAATTGGATTTAGTTGATCAGATAAAATCAATAGAGCAAACCAAAGCAGTTGATGAATACATTGCTTATGTAAAAAGCCGCAGTGACCGTGAACGGCAAGCTGAGAAAAAGATCAGCGGTGTATTCACCGGTGCATATGCCGTGAATCCGTTTGATGGAAGAGAAATTCCCATCTGGATCAGCGAATATGTATTGGCGGGTTATGGCACAGGTGCTATTATGGCGGTGCCTTGCGGCGATGAACGTGATTTTAAATTTGCTCAGCATTTTAATATTCCCATCACTAATATCATTGGTAAACATTTCAATGGCGAAGATGCCAACGCAACAAAAGATGCCATACTGGAGAACAGTGGTTTCTTAAATGGAACACCAATGCGTGAAGCAAGCGAAATAGTAATTGGCAAGTTGGAGGAATTAGGAATTGGCGTACGAAAAGTGAATTTCAGAATGCGTGATGCAGCGTTCAGCCGTCAACGTTATTGGGGTGAACCATTCCCCATTCAATGGAAGGATGGAACAGCTTATGCATTAAGCGAAACTGAATTGCCTTTGTTGTTACCTGAAGTAGATAGTTATTCTCCCGGTCCTGAAGGCGAAGGTCCGTTGGCAAATATTCCTGAATGGGTGGCGAAAGAATTAGAAACGAATACCATGCCCGGCTATGCAGGTTCATCCTGGTATTTCTTACGTTACATGGATCCGCATAATGAAAACGCATTCTGCGACCGTGCAGTAAGTGATTACTGGAACCAGGTTGATATTTATATTGGCGGAACAGAGCATGCAGTTGGTCATTTATTGTACAGCCGTATGTGGACGAAAGCATTGTATGATCTGGGACATATTGGCTACGATGAACCGTTTAAGAAATTGGTGAATCAGGGGATGATACAGGGAAGTTCGAGATTTGTGTATCGAATTACTATTCAGAGCCCACATAGTTCAGCAATATTTAATTATCCAATTTTTGTCTCAAGCAAATATTATCAGGAATATTTGAGAAAAGGTTTTCTTGGTAAGGAAACGGTTGAAGATTGGTTAAATGGGAGAATGAATGAGGCTTGGAAATCACCTTCAATCAATTCCAACGAAGGGAATTTATCAATCTTACCACTACATGTCGATGTAAATTTTGTTGATGGCTACGAACTCGATATAGAGACTTTTAAAAAATGGCGTAACGGAGAATATGTAAATGCCGAATTCATTTTAGAGGATGGCAAATACATTTGCGGCGCCGAAGTTGAGAAAATGAGTAAGAGCAAGTTCAACACAGTGAACCCCGATGATCTTGTAAACAAATACGGTGCAGATACTTTTCGCATGTATGAAATGTTTCTTGGACCTGTGGAGATCAGTAAGCCTTGGGATACAAAAGGTATTGAAGGTGTACATCGCTTCATTAAAAAACTCTGGCGTTTGTTTTATGATGATCTTAAAGGCCAGGTTTGGAACAACGACAAAGCAACTGATGCCGAGTTGAAAGTGTTGCACAAAACAATCAAGAAGATTGAAGATGATACAGAACGTTTCAGTTTCAATACCGGTGTAAGTACATTCATGATCGCTGTAAACGAATTGAGCGATCTCAAATGCAACAAGAAAGAAATTCTTGAACAGTTGCTTATTCTCTTAACACCGTATGCACCGCATGTGAGTGAAGAGTTGTGGGCTGCATTAGGCAACAGTGGTTCTATTCTTGATGCTGCGTTTCCGAAATTTGAAGCGAAGTATGTAACTGAATCAACCAAAGATTACCCGGTTGCTATCAACGGTAAAACAAGAACAGAGTTAACATTGGATCTAAGCATTACACAAGCAGAAGTAGAACAGATCGTGTTGAACAACGAAGTGGTATTGAAATGGCTCGATGGTAAACAACCAAAGAAGATCATCTACGTGAAGAATAAAATGATCAATGTAGTAATATAA
- a CDS encoding cell division protein FtsX codes for MAQQPNKASMKRSKPSYLYSIIGVALVLFILGVLGWIFLNFQKVGTTLRENIQFHAWLSTTNKKSIDSLTTYVAAQPYVKSSAYINKEMAKEIYNKDGNESWDKILDENPLPESVDFYAKSDYVQKDSLDKITADLMTRFPGVISEVQYPKALVNTLNDRAQKVGIVLLIVAILLSAIVIVSIDTTIRLAMFSNRFLIKTMQMVGATRSFIARPMNIRAIINGLISAGIAIAAIWAVITWAESYIPDMKALRDPKIYLILFGSIIAIGVGISLYSTHRSVMKYLRMKLDELY; via the coding sequence ATGGCGCAACAACCGAACAAAGCATCGATGAAACGTTCTAAACCATCGTACCTCTACAGTATTATTGGTGTGGCTCTGGTGCTCTTCATCCTCGGTGTTTTAGGATGGATCTTCTTAAATTTTCAGAAAGTGGGTACTACCCTGCGTGAAAATATCCAGTTTCATGCTTGGTTGAGCACCACAAATAAAAAATCAATCGACAGTTTAACAACGTATGTGGCGGCACAGCCTTACGTGAAATCTTCGGCCTATATCAATAAAGAAATGGCGAAGGAAATTTATAATAAAGACGGTAACGAAAGCTGGGATAAGATTCTCGACGAAAATCCTTTGCCGGAAAGCGTTGACTTTTATGCCAAGTCGGATTATGTGCAGAAAGACAGTCTAGATAAAATTACAGCCGATCTGATGACCCGTTTTCCCGGTGTGATCAGTGAGGTACAATACCCCAAAGCGCTGGTGAATACCCTGAACGACCGGGCACAAAAAGTGGGCATTGTCTTATTGATCGTTGCCATTTTGCTGAGCGCCATTGTGATCGTATCGATCGACACGACCATACGTTTGGCCATGTTCAGTAATCGTTTTCTTATTAAAACCATGCAGATGGTAGGCGCCACCCGCAGCTTTATTGCACGGCCAATGAACATCAGGGCCATTATTAATGGACTGATCAGTGCGGGCATTGCCATTGCAGCTATCTGGGCAGTTATCACCTGGGCCGAAAGCTATATTCCTGATATGAAGGCGCTTCGTGATCCGAAGATCTACCTCATTCTTTTCGGTTCCATTATTGCCATTGGTGTGGGGATTTCGCTTTACAGCACGCACCGCAGTGTAATGAAGTATTTGCGCATGAAACTCGACGAATTATATTAA
- a CDS encoding DUF3098 domain-containing protein: protein MSQKKIATIFTKENYKWMAIGAAVIVLGFLLMIGGKSADPNVFNKEEVYSFRRITLAPLLIIAGLIIEIYAIMKKPKD from the coding sequence ATGAGCCAGAAAAAAATAGCAACCATTTTTACCAAAGAGAATTACAAGTGGATGGCCATTGGCGCTGCAGTGATCGTTCTTGGTTTTCTGTTGATGATTGGTGGCAAAAGTGCCGACCCGAATGTGTTTAATAAAGAGGAAGTGTATAGCTTCCGCAGAATTACACTTGCACCACTTCTGATTATTGCTGGTTTGATCATTGAGATCTACGCCATCATGAAAAAGCCAAAAGACTAA
- a CDS encoding undecaprenyl-diphosphate phosphatase, translated as MNTIESIIIAIVEGLTEYLPVSSTGHMILAERLMNVPPDNFTKLFTVAIQLGAILSVVVLYWKKFFDFKRWEFYAKLIVAVIPALLLGFLFSDQIDELLESPLTVSITLLVGGIILLFIDNVFKQHTISEEKEISFGKAFMIGLWQCVAMIPGVSRSAASIIGGMQQKLTRPLAAEFSFFLAVPTMAAATGYSLFLKDWNENGVEVKGYDLILSSTQYTQAFIIGNIVAFVVAMLAIKFFIGFLQKHGFRLFGWYRIIAGIILLILFMTGYLK; from the coding sequence GTGAATACAATTGAATCCATCATCATCGCCATTGTGGAAGGTTTAACGGAATATCTTCCTGTTTCTTCTACCGGGCACATGATCCTTGCTGAGCGGTTGATGAATGTACCTCCTGATAACTTCACCAAACTGTTTACAGTTGCCATACAGCTTGGCGCCATTTTAAGCGTTGTTGTTTTGTACTGGAAAAAGTTTTTCGATTTTAAACGCTGGGAGTTTTATGCGAAACTGATTGTTGCAGTAATACCTGCGTTGCTGCTGGGTTTTCTATTCAGTGATCAGATAGATGAACTGCTTGAAAGTCCGTTAACGGTTTCTATTACATTATTGGTTGGAGGTATTATTCTGTTGTTCATTGATAACGTGTTTAAGCAACATACCATCAGCGAAGAAAAAGAAATTTCGTTTGGTAAAGCATTTATGATCGGCTTGTGGCAATGTGTGGCGATGATACCGGGTGTAAGTCGCAGTGCAGCCAGTATCATTGGCGGTATGCAGCAAAAACTTACACGACCGTTGGCCGCTGAATTTTCCTTCTTTCTAGCCGTACCAACCATGGCCGCAGCAACGGGCTATTCATTATTCCTGAAAGACTGGAATGAAAATGGTGTTGAAGTGAAAGGCTATGATCTGATCCTTTCTTCAACGCAATACACACAGGCATTTATTATCGGCAATATAGTTGCCTTTGTTGTGGCGATGCTTGCGATTAAATTCTTCATTGGCTTTTTACAAAAGCATGGTTTCCGTTTGTTTGGCTGGTACAGGATTATCGCCGGTATTATTCTGCTAATCCTGTTTATGACCGGTTACCTCAAATAG